The proteins below are encoded in one region of Clostridium sp. 'White wine YQ':
- a CDS encoding DUF4179 domain-containing protein has protein sequence MKEDYIDNIIKRKINEANIKTPDNIKNKIDLTLMDLPEKRRKSKRIYKVAAGVILSVGVLTAFGFAMPTYAQNIPIIGSIFKLLDRGQYTNYDKYASDINITKEDNGVSITITSIVYDGLDLNIAYKVDSEKPMQDEPHLLDKDLAIDGKITTFGSGGGGQFSEDKKSYVGVETLHVSKNEVPKEVQDKMFLGGYVEVPDKFTLTLNIKELLGDIKGKWSFNFQVTNEKVNGKVKEFALNKDLSNLGKGTKLTNVTLTPINTEIQLTSKEDIVTPIIKEGDNPEYGNGVKFLLVDNNGRQLADKSGSGAGNDGVYYYSFKYRETYENTKSVTIIPYIKEMDRKRIKRIQSPLNLNGETKVSLGKFGDLIIDKIEIVDNKTKVHYRFKYGALATLNTIRDKDTGKEYSGYAGDSSEGDNVMIFDEVLPQDKNYIIECDDLESSVKLYDEIKLDI, from the coding sequence ATGAAGGAAGATTATATTGATAATATAATCAAGCGTAAAATTAATGAAGCTAATATTAAAACACCAGATAATATAAAAAATAAAATAGATTTAACTTTAATGGATTTACCAGAGAAGAGAAGAAAATCCAAAAGAATATATAAGGTTGCAGCAGGAGTAATATTAAGTGTTGGGGTACTTACGGCCTTTGGGTTTGCTATGCCTACTTATGCACAAAATATTCCTATAATAGGATCAATATTTAAATTGCTAGATAGGGGTCAATACACTAATTATGATAAGTATGCTTCAGATATTAATATAACTAAGGAGGATAATGGAGTTAGTATTACAATAACCAGCATTGTATATGATGGGTTGGATTTAAATATAGCCTATAAGGTTGATAGTGAGAAGCCTATGCAAGATGAACCACATCTACTAGATAAGGACTTAGCTATAGATGGAAAGATAACTACCTTTGGCTCAGGTGGAGGGGGACAATTTTCTGAAGATAAGAAGAGCTATGTAGGAGTTGAAACCTTACATGTGTCAAAAAATGAAGTTCCTAAAGAAGTGCAAGACAAGATGTTCTTAGGTGGATATGTAGAAGTTCCTGATAAATTTACACTTACCTTGAATATAAAAGAATTACTTGGAGATATAAAAGGAAAATGGAGTTTTAATTTTCAAGTAACAAATGAAAAAGTTAATGGTAAGGTAAAGGAATTTGCACTAAATAAAGATTTAAGCAATTTAGGTAAAGGTACAAAGCTTACAAATGTAACCTTAACTCCAATAAATACTGAAATACAACTGACATCAAAAGAAGATATTGTTACACCAATTATCAAAGAAGGAGATAATCCTGAATATGGGAATGGGGTTAAATTCTTATTAGTTGATAATAACGGTAGACAGTTAGCAGATAAATCAGGTAGTGGTGCAGGAAATGATGGAGTATACTATTATTCTTTTAAATATAGAGAAACATATGAGAATACAAAATCAGTTACTATTATTCCATATATAAAAGAAATGGATAGGAAGAGAATAAAAAGAATCCAATCACCTTTAAATTTAAATGGAGAAACTAAAGTAAGTTTAGGCAAATTTGGGGATTTGATAATAGATAAAATAGAAATAGTTGATAATAAAACAAAGGTACATTATAGATTTAAATATGGTGCATTAGCAACTCTTAATACAATTAGAGATAAGGATACTGGAAAAGAATATAGTGGCTATGCAGGTGATAGCTCAGAGGGAGACAATGTTATGATATTTGATGAGGTATTACCACAAGATAAAAATTATATAATAGAATGTGATGATTTAGAAAGTTCAGTAAAATTATATGATGAGATTAAGTTAGATATATAA
- a CDS encoding RNA polymerase sigma factor, whose amino-acid sequence MQTIPFLKYRAKKESNIDLMKKGNKEAFIKVIKQHEVTLYRVAKGILKLEEDTEDAIQNTIIKAYEKISTLKNDEYFKTWLIRILINESNLIIRKNKKLVSIYEIETEKYHMDSYENIDITRAIEGLTENLRIVTLLFYYEDISIKDIAKILGIPEGTVRSRLTRARKELYEIMKEDGEVEL is encoded by the coding sequence ATGCAGACAATACCTTTTTTGAAATACAGAGCAAAAAAAGAATCAAATATTGATTTGATGAAAAAAGGTAATAAAGAAGCTTTTATAAAAGTTATAAAACAGCACGAAGTAACTCTATATAGGGTAGCTAAAGGTATTTTAAAGTTAGAAGAAGATACAGAGGATGCAATACAAAATACTATTATTAAGGCATATGAAAAGATATCTACTTTAAAAAATGATGAATACTTTAAAACTTGGCTTATAAGAATTTTGATAAATGAAAGTAATCTAATAATAAGAAAGAATAAAAAATTGGTATCTATATATGAAATAGAAACAGAGAAATACCATATGGATTCTTATGAAAATATTGATATAACAAGAGCCATAGAAGGATTAACTGAAAATTTAAGAATAGTAACTTTGCTATTTTACTATGAAGATATTTCTATAAAAGATATAGCAAAGATACTTGGTATACCTGAAGGAACTGTAAGGTCCAGGCTCACAAGGGCAAGAAAAGAATTATATGAAATTATGAAGGAAGATGGTGAGGTGGAATTATGA
- a CDS encoding homocitrate synthase gives MDEVLIVDTTLRDGEQKAGIAFSPEDKVNIAKILDNNKIYQIEAGIPAMGNIEKKSICKILEDRKFSKISVWNRLNRKDLVHSVECNPDIIHISVPVSEIQIKSKLKKDNIWVENRVKECVTFVKEKGYEVTIGFEDASRADIAFMCHLMKILKSMEVNRVRLADTVGILTPSKTALIINKISKNTEMDLEMHAHNDFGMAVANSIEASKNGVKYIDCTVDGIGERAGNCSLQKFLKVIKEFNPLNEVSLDIIEEEIMFKKLGIYKN, from the coding sequence ATGGATGAGGTATTAATTGTTGATACAACCTTAAGAGATGGAGAGCAAAAGGCAGGTATAGCATTTTCTCCTGAGGATAAAGTGAATATTGCAAAGATATTGGATAATAATAAAATTTATCAAATAGAGGCTGGTATACCTGCTATGGGGAATATTGAAAAAAAGTCTATATGCAAAATACTAGAAGATAGAAAGTTTTCAAAAATATCAGTGTGGAATAGATTAAATAGAAAAGATTTAGTTCATTCAGTAGAATGTAATCCTGATATTATTCATATAAGTGTTCCAGTTTCTGAAATTCAAATAAAAAGCAAATTAAAAAAAGATAATATTTGGGTAGAAAATAGAGTTAAGGAATGCGTTACCTTTGTTAAAGAAAAAGGATATGAGGTAACCATTGGATTTGAAGATGCTTCAAGAGCAGATATAGCTTTTATGTGTCATCTGATGAAGATTTTAAAATCTATGGAAGTTAATAGAGTAAGACTTGCTGATACTGTAGGAATATTAACACCATCAAAAACGGCTTTAATCATAAATAAGATTAGTAAAAATACAGAAATGGACTTGGAAATGCATGCACATAATGATTTTGGAATGGCAGTAGCTAATTCCATAGAGGCCTCAAAAAATGGAGTAAAGTATATAGATTGCACGGTTGATGGCATAGGAGAGAGGGCTGGAAACTGTTCACTTCAGAAATTTCTTAAGGTAATTAAGGAATTTAATCCACTAAATGAAGTGTCTTTAGATATAATAGAAGAAGAAATTATGTTTAAAAAACTAGGCATTTATAAAAATTAA
- a CDS encoding homocitrate synthase/isopropylmalate synthase family protein, whose amino-acid sequence MKKKNIKIIDKTLVTLSELYSDKIANNLNEITELSVILNNIGTDCLEVSQEILYLALPSVKSKNKHLIIKNNLDIKEYNDFKLIVHDYIMFSNSKEPVRKIHVEIEIADATKIDSLKDIAVLRGNVSGFTIKGLDNIMLYDYKAVYKKLIEFFGEDLSLCPGNSYGCASAIAIEWLVYGGRCVSTIYGGIGGGCPLEEVLAARRFIFNDKFQGNLTLLPKATKLIESITKEKPSNNKPIIGSSIFDFESGIHADGIFKNPKTYEPYNPKRIGTERHLIIGKHSGLTALKKKLGQLKIELNEDTLPNILESIRLDSSRKERSLSDNEILDICKLAGGYIPWMRY is encoded by the coding sequence ATGAAAAAGAAAAATATTAAAATTATAGATAAAACTCTAGTGACCCTTTCGGAGTTATATAGTGACAAAATAGCTAATAACTTAAATGAAATTACAGAGTTAAGTGTTATTTTAAATAACATTGGAACAGATTGTCTTGAGGTAAGCCAAGAAATATTATATCTTGCATTACCATCAGTAAAAAGTAAGAATAAACATTTAATAATAAAAAATAACTTAGATATAAAAGAATATAATGATTTCAAGCTAATAGTCCATGATTATATTATGTTCTCAAATAGTAAAGAACCAGTGAGAAAGATTCATGTTGAAATTGAAATAGCAGATGCAACAAAAATTGATTCCTTAAAAGATATAGCGGTACTTAGAGGAAATGTAAGTGGATTTACGATAAAAGGCTTAGATAATATTATGCTGTATGACTATAAAGCAGTATATAAGAAATTAATAGAGTTCTTTGGTGAAGATTTAAGTCTATGTCCAGGTAATAGCTATGGCTGTGCATCAGCTATAGCTATAGAATGGCTAGTGTATGGTGGAAGATGTGTTAGTACAATCTATGGAGGAATTGGAGGCGGTTGTCCTCTTGAAGAAGTATTAGCTGCTAGAAGATTTATATTTAATGATAAATTTCAAGGGAACTTAACACTTTTACCTAAAGCAACAAAATTAATAGAAAGTATAACAAAGGAGAAACCTTCGAATAACAAACCTATAATTGGGAGCAGTATATTTGATTTTGAATCAGGAATACATGCAGATGGAATATTTAAGAATCCTAAAACCTATGAACCCTATAATCCTAAAAGAATAGGAACCGAAAGACATTTAATTATAGGTAAGCATTCAGGATTAACAGCATTAAAAAAGAAATTAGGACAATTAAAAATAGAATTAAATGAAGATACACTTCCAAATATATTGGAAAGCATAAGATTAGATAGTTCTAGAAAAGAGAGATCTCTAAGTGATAATGAGATATTAGATATATGTAAACTAGCAGGAGGGTATATACCATGGATGAGGTATTAA
- a CDS encoding 2Fe-2S ferredoxin codes for MISPKYHIFVCASCRINGTQKGFCHSKDSVNVIQRFMEEVDERDLSSEVIITNTGCFAICDKGPIVVVYPEGTWYGGVTPDDVFDIMEEHIEGGQKVERLLI; via the coding sequence ATGATAAGCCCTAAATATCATATATTTGTATGTGCTAGCTGCAGGATAAATGGAACACAAAAAGGTTTTTGTCACTCAAAGGATTCAGTTAATGTAATACAAAGATTTATGGAAGAGGTAGATGAAAGAGATTTATCATCAGAAGTAATAATAACAAATACAGGTTGTTTCGCAATATGCGATAAAGGTCCTATAGTTGTAGTGTATCCAGAAGGGACTTGGTATGGTGGAGTAACACCAGATGATGTGTTTGACATTATGGAAGAGCATATTGAAGGTGGACAAAAGGTAGAAAGGCTATTAATATAA